A part of Mucilaginibacter defluvii genomic DNA contains:
- the map gene encoding type I methionyl aminopeptidase, with product MPKIHYKSAEEVELIRASAQMVSKTLAEVAKVIGPGVTTLELNNLAETYIRDNGGIPAFLNFHGFPYSLCISLNDQVVHGFPGKHVLVDGDIVSVDCGVILNKYYGDSAFTFAIGEVDETTKTLLRVTRECLDKGIEKAVTGMRVGDIAYAVQEHAEKHKFGVVKELVGHGVGLELHEKPEVPNYGKRGSGVKLEEGMVIAIEPMINAGRAGIKFWDDGWTVSTVDGKPSAHFEHTVAIKKGKADILSTFSYIDNVLKEKNNN from the coding sequence ATGCCCAAAATACATTACAAATCTGCAGAGGAAGTTGAGCTGATACGTGCGAGCGCGCAGATGGTGTCAAAAACCCTGGCCGAAGTGGCTAAGGTAATTGGTCCCGGTGTTACCACGCTTGAGCTCAACAACCTTGCTGAAACCTATATTCGTGATAATGGCGGCATCCCTGCTTTCCTGAACTTTCACGGCTTTCCATATTCACTCTGTATTTCCCTGAATGATCAGGTAGTGCATGGTTTTCCGGGTAAGCATGTTTTGGTTGATGGCGATATAGTATCAGTAGATTGTGGTGTTATACTGAATAAATATTACGGCGACTCCGCTTTTACCTTTGCTATAGGCGAAGTCGATGAAACCACTAAAACCCTTTTGCGCGTAACCCGCGAGTGCCTTGACAAAGGCATTGAGAAAGCTGTTACCGGTATGCGTGTAGGCGATATAGCCTATGCCGTGCAGGAGCATGCTGAGAAGCACAAGTTTGGCGTGGTGAAGGAGCTGGTAGGGCATGGTGTTGGCCTTGAGCTGCACGAAAAGCCTGAGGTACCTAACTATGGTAAAAGAGGCAGCGGGGTTAAGCTTGAGGAAGGTATGGTGATCGCTATTGAACCGATGATTAATGCGGGTCGCGCCGGTATCAAGTTTTGGGATGATGGCTGGACAGTATCAACAGTAGATGGGAAACCATCGGCACATTTTGAGCATACAGTGGCTATTAAAAAGGGTAAAGCAGATATACTTTCAACATTTTCATACATTGACAATGTTTTGAAAGAAAAAAATAATAATTAA
- the infA gene encoding translation initiation factor IF-1, producing the protein MAKQSSIEQDGTIKEALSNAMFRVELENGHEIIAHISGKMRMHYIKILPGDRVKLEMSPYDLTKGRITYRYK; encoded by the coding sequence ATGGCTAAACAATCGTCGATCGAGCAGGACGGCACAATAAAAGAAGCATTGTCAAACGCAATGTTCAGGGTTGAATTGGAGAACGGTCACGAAATTATAGCGCATATATCAGGCAAAATGCGTATGCACTACATCAAAATTCTTCCTGGCGACAGGGTAAAACTGGAGATGAGCCCTTACGATTTGACCAAAGGCAGGATTACTTACAGATATAAATAA
- the rpmJ gene encoding 50S ribosomal protein L36 — protein sequence MKVRASIKKRSADCKIIRRNGKLYVINKKNPKYKQRQG from the coding sequence ATGAAGGTTAGAGCATCAATTAAAAAGCGTAGTGCTGATTGCAAAATCATCCGCCGCAATGGTAAACTTTACGTTATCAACAAAAAGAACCCTAAGTACAAACAACGTCAGGGTTAA
- the rpsM gene encoding 30S ribosomal protein S13 yields the protein MARISGIDLPKNKRGVIGLTYIYGIGRSTAQDILDQAGIDVNIKVQDWTDDQLAAIRGIINDQIKVEGALRSEVQLNIKRLMDIGCYRGTRHRKGLPLRGQRTKNNSRTRKGKRKTVANKKKATK from the coding sequence ATGGCAAGGATTTCAGGTATTGATTTACCAAAAAACAAAAGAGGCGTGATCGGCCTTACCTACATTTACGGTATCGGTCGTTCAACCGCCCAGGATATCTTGGATCAGGCAGGTATCGACGTAAACATTAAAGTGCAGGATTGGACTGACGATCAGTTAGCCGCTATCCGTGGTATCATTAATGATCAAATCAAAGTTGAAGGAGCTCTTCGTTCAGAAGTACAGCTTAACATCAAGCGTTTAATGGATATCGGTTGTTACCGTGGTACCCGTCACCGTAAAGGTTTACCTCTGCGTGGCCAGCGTACTAAAAACAACTCACGTACCCGTAAAGGTAAGCGTAAGACTGTTGCTAACAAGAAAAAAGCTACTAAGTAA
- the rpsK gene encoding 30S ribosomal protein S11 — protein sequence MAKSKKVTKKRIVVVEPVGEAHINATFNNIIITLTNKNGQAVSWSSAGKMGFKGSKKNTPYAASQAAADCGKVAYDLGLRKVEVFVKGPGAGRESAIRTLQTTGIEVTTIKDITPLPHNGCRPSKRRRV from the coding sequence ATGGCTAAAAGCAAAAAAGTAACCAAAAAGCGTATTGTAGTTGTTGAGCCTGTTGGCGAAGCGCATATTAACGCTACTTTCAACAATATTATCATCACCCTTACCAATAAAAACGGGCAGGCTGTATCATGGTCATCAGCCGGTAAAATGGGTTTTAAAGGTTCAAAAAAGAACACGCCATACGCTGCGTCTCAAGCTGCTGCCGATTGCGGTAAAGTTGCTTATGACCTTGGTTTACGTAAGGTAGAAGTATTTGTAAAAGGCCCGGGGGCTGGTCGTGAATCGGCTATCCGTACCTTGCAAACTACAGGTATCGAAGTTACCACTATCAAAGATATCACACCGCTTCCGCACAACGGTTGCCGTCCTTCAAAAAGAAGAAGAGTTTAA
- the rpsD gene encoding 30S ribosomal protein S4 has protein sequence MARYTGPKSKIARRFREPIFGPDKALERKNYPPGMHGASKRRGKQSEYSTQLQEKQKVKYTYGVLERQFENLFHRASAKEGITGENLLKFLEARLDNAVYRLGIAPTRSAARQLVGHKHITVNGEVVNIASYSLRAGDIIAVREKSKSLEAITNSVAGRRINKYSWLEWDANELVGKFLNYPNRDEIPENIKENLIVELYSK, from the coding sequence ATGGCAAGGTATACAGGACCAAAATCCAAAATTGCGCGCCGTTTCCGTGAACCGATTTTCGGTCCGGACAAGGCGTTAGAAAGAAAAAACTATCCTCCCGGCATGCACGGTGCCTCAAAAAGGAGAGGTAAGCAATCAGAGTATTCAACTCAGTTGCAAGAGAAACAAAAGGTGAAATATACTTACGGTGTATTAGAGCGTCAGTTCGAAAACCTTTTCCACCGCGCTTCAGCTAAAGAAGGCATTACCGGTGAAAACCTGTTGAAATTCCTGGAAGCTCGTTTAGATAACGCTGTTTATCGTTTAGGTATCGCTCCTACACGTTCAGCTGCACGCCAGTTAGTAGGCCACAAACACATCACTGTTAACGGTGAGGTTGTGAATATTGCTTCTTATTCATTAAGAGCCGGCGATATTATTGCAGTACGCGAAAAATCAAAATCTCTTGAGGCTATCACTAATTCAGTTGCCGGCCGCAGGATCAATAAATATAGCTGGTTAGAGTGGGATGCTAACGAATTAGTTGGTAAATTCCTTAACTATCCAAACCGCGATGAAATTCCTGAGAATATCAAAGAGAATTTAATCGTCGAGTTGTACTCTAAATAA
- a CDS encoding DNA-directed RNA polymerase subunit alpha, which produces MAILAFQKPDKVIMQKSTDFEGTFEFRPLEPGFGVTIGNALRRILLSSLEGFAITSVRFSGVTHEFSTIKGVVEDVTEIILNLKQVRFKKTGESGDSEKVFVIINGQDSFKAGDITKFSNNFTVLNPDMVLANMDSSVTLEVELTVGKGRGYVASEENKNPDANVGVIAIDSIYTPIKNVKYTIENYRVEQKTDYEKLVLDIATDGSIHPEDALKEAAKILIQHFMLFSDENMMLEAQAKEETKEVDEEILHMRKILKTELVDLDLSVRALNCLKAADIRSLADLVSYDVADMLKFRNFGKKSLTEIQDLVKSKGLSFGMNLAKYKLDEE; this is translated from the coding sequence ATGGCAATTTTAGCATTTCAGAAACCGGACAAGGTTATCATGCAAAAATCGACTGATTTTGAAGGTACGTTCGAATTCCGTCCCTTAGAACCAGGTTTCGGTGTAACCATAGGTAATGCTCTGCGTCGTATATTACTTTCATCGTTAGAAGGTTTTGCTATCACTTCTGTTCGTTTTTCAGGAGTTACGCACGAATTTTCAACCATAAAAGGAGTTGTTGAAGATGTAACCGAGATCATCCTGAACCTGAAACAAGTAAGGTTTAAGAAAACCGGTGAGTCTGGCGACAGCGAAAAAGTATTTGTGATCATCAACGGCCAGGATAGCTTTAAGGCTGGTGATATCACCAAGTTCTCAAACAACTTCACCGTACTTAACCCTGATATGGTTTTAGCCAATATGGATTCATCAGTGACACTTGAGGTGGAACTGACCGTAGGTAAAGGCCGTGGTTATGTTGCAAGCGAGGAGAACAAAAATCCGGATGCTAACGTAGGTGTTATCGCTATCGATTCAATCTACACGCCGATCAAAAACGTTAAGTACACCATCGAGAACTATCGTGTTGAGCAAAAAACCGACTACGAGAAACTGGTTCTTGACATTGCTACTGACGGTTCTATCCACCCGGAAGATGCACTTAAAGAAGCTGCGAAAATCCTGATCCAGCACTTTATGTTATTCTCTGATGAGAACATGATGTTAGAGGCTCAGGCCAAAGAGGAAACCAAAGAGGTTGACGAAGAGATCCTGCACATGCGCAAGATCCTGAAAACCGAGCTGGTTGATCTTGACCTTTCAGTACGTGCCCTTAACTGCCTGAAAGCTGCTGACATCCGCAGCCTGGCTGATCTGGTATCGTATGACGTAGCTGATATGTTGAAGTTCCGCAATTTCGGTAAAAAGTCATTAACTGAAATTCAGGACCTGGTTAAATCAAAAGGTCTTTCTTTCGGCATGAACCTGGCTAAATATAAGCTGGACGAAGAATAA
- the rplQ gene encoding 50S ribosomal protein L17 — MRHGKKVNHLGRTDSHRKAMMSNMASSLILHKRITTTLAKAKALRGYVEPLITKSKNDTTHSRRTVFSYLKSKDAVAELFRDIAAKVADRPGGYTRIIKMENRLGDNAEVAIIELVDYNTVYGAEAAPAAKKSTRRRGGAGKGKAAAATADVTPADDAVVVEEAPKAEAAAEETPATEAPATPEKEENAEKGE, encoded by the coding sequence ATGAGACACGGTAAAAAAGTTAACCACTTAGGCCGCACCGACAGTCATCGCAAAGCGATGATGAGCAACATGGCTTCTTCGCTTATATTACATAAGCGTATTACAACAACATTGGCAAAAGCAAAAGCCCTGCGCGGTTATGTTGAGCCATTGATCACCAAATCAAAAAACGATACTACACACTCTCGTCGTACAGTGTTCTCTTACCTTAAAAGTAAAGATGCTGTTGCGGAACTGTTTCGTGATATAGCAGCCAAAGTTGCTGACCGTCCGGGTGGTTATACACGTATCATCAAAATGGAAAACCGTTTAGGTGATAACGCTGAAGTAGCAATCATCGAGCTGGTTGATTATAACACGGTTTACGGCGCTGAAGCTGCTCCTGCTGCTAAAAAATCAACTCGCCGCCGTGGTGGTGCCGGTAAAGGTAAAGCTGCTGCTGCAACTGCTGACGTTACTCCTGCTGATGACGCGGTAGTAGTTGAAGAAGCTCCGAAAGCTGAAGCTGCTGCCGAGGAAACTCCGGCTACCGAAGCACCTGCAACTCCTGAGAAAGAAGAAAACGCTGAAAAAGGCGAATAA
- the dnaK gene encoding molecular chaperone DnaK yields the protein MSKIIGIDLGTTNSCVAVMEGNEPVVIANSEGKRTTPSVVAFVDNGERKVGDPAKRQAITNPRKTIYSIKRFMGNQFAEVSKEKERVPYNVVNEGNTPRVAIDDRNYTPQEISAMILQKMKKTAEDFLGTEVSEAVITVPAYFNDAQRQATKEAGEIAGLKVRRIINEPTAAALAYGLDKAHKDMKIVVFDCGGGTHDVSVLELGDGVFEVKSTDGDTHLGGDDFDQAIIDWLADEFKSDEGVDLRKDPMALQRLKEAAEKAKIELSSTTQTEVNLPYITAADGMPKHLVKTLSRAKFEQLVDSLVKRTIEPCRTALKNAGYSTSDIDEIILVGGSTRIPAIQEAVQSFFGKAPSKGVNPDEVVAIGAAIQGGVLTGEVKDVLLLDVTPLSLGIETMGGVMTKLIEANTTIPSKKSETFSTASDSQPSVEIHILQGERPMAAQNRTIGRFHLDGIPPAPRGVPQIEVTFDIDANGILHVSAKDKATGKEQKIRIEASSGLTDDEIKKMKAEAEANAESDKKAKEEVEKLNGADALIFSTEKQLKEYGDKIPADKKAPIEEGLTKLKAAHASKNLADIEVAQAELDNAWKAASEDMYKAAAEAGQQPGADAGATGAQADNSDTVTDVDYEEVKDDKK from the coding sequence ATGTCTAAAATTATCGGAATCGACTTAGGGACAACAAACTCATGCGTGGCTGTAATGGAGGGTAACGAGCCTGTTGTTATTGCCAACAGCGAGGGCAAGCGTACTACACCATCAGTAGTTGCTTTTGTTGACAACGGCGAACGTAAAGTGGGTGACCCGGCAAAGCGCCAGGCGATCACCAATCCCCGCAAAACTATCTATTCAATTAAGCGCTTTATGGGTAACCAATTTGCTGAAGTGAGCAAAGAGAAAGAGCGCGTTCCATATAACGTGGTTAACGAAGGTAACACCCCACGTGTTGCTATTGATGACCGTAACTATACGCCGCAGGAAATTTCGGCCATGATTCTTCAAAAAATGAAGAAAACGGCTGAAGATTTCTTAGGTACCGAAGTGAGCGAAGCGGTTATTACCGTACCGGCTTACTTTAACGATGCACAACGCCAGGCTACTAAAGAAGCCGGTGAGATTGCCGGTTTAAAAGTACGCCGTATTATCAACGAGCCTACTGCTGCTGCTCTTGCCTACGGTTTGGACAAAGCACACAAGGACATGAAGATCGTAGTGTTTGACTGCGGTGGAGGTACGCATGACGTATCAGTACTTGAGCTTGGTGACGGTGTATTTGAAGTAAAATCAACTGATGGTGATACACACCTTGGTGGTGACGACTTCGACCAGGCTATCATCGACTGGCTGGCCGACGAGTTTAAGAGCGACGAAGGTGTTGATCTGCGTAAAGACCCTATGGCTTTGCAGCGTTTAAAAGAAGCTGCCGAGAAAGCTAAAATCGAGCTTTCAAGCACTACACAAACTGAGGTTAACCTGCCATATATTACCGCTGCTGACGGCATGCCTAAGCACTTGGTAAAAACTTTGAGCCGCGCTAAATTTGAGCAATTGGTTGATAGCCTTGTAAAACGTACTATTGAGCCTTGCCGTACGGCTTTAAAAAATGCCGGTTACAGCACATCAGATATCGATGAGATCATACTGGTAGGTGGTTCAACCCGTATCCCTGCCATTCAGGAAGCGGTACAATCGTTCTTTGGCAAAGCCCCATCAAAAGGTGTAAACCCTGACGAGGTGGTAGCTATCGGTGCCGCTATTCAAGGTGGTGTATTAACCGGTGAAGTTAAGGATGTGTTACTGCTTGACGTTACCCCGCTTTCATTGGGTATTGAAACTATGGGTGGTGTAATGACCAAACTGATCGAAGCTAACACTACTATCCCAAGCAAAAAATCAGAAACTTTCTCCACCGCGTCTGACAGCCAGCCATCGGTAGAAATTCACATTTTGCAGGGTGAGCGCCCAATGGCCGCGCAAAACCGTACCATAGGCCGTTTCCACCTGGATGGTATTCCACCGGCTCCTCGTGGTGTGCCTCAAATTGAAGTAACTTTTGATATTGACGCCAACGGTATACTGCATGTGTCTGCAAAAGATAAAGCTACCGGTAAAGAGCAAAAGATCCGTATCGAGGCTTCATCAGGTTTAACAGATGATGAGATCAAAAAAATGAAAGCAGAAGCAGAAGCCAATGCCGAGTCTGACAAAAAAGCTAAGGAAGAAGTTGAAAAACTGAACGGTGCCGATGCTTTGATCTTCTCGACCGAGAAACAGTTGAAAGAGTATGGCGACAAGATACCTGCTGATAAAAAAGCACCTATCGAAGAAGGCCTTACTAAACTGAAAGCCGCACATGCATCTAAAAACCTGGCCGATATTGAGGTTGCTCAGGCAGAATTGGATAACGCATGGAAAGCCGCATCAGAGGATATGTACAAGGCTGCTGCCGAAGCCGGCCAACAACCAGGTGCCGATGCTGGCGCCACCGGTGCACAAGCCGATAACTCAGACACCGTAACCGATGTCGACTATGAAGAGGTAAAAGACGATAAAAAGTAA
- a CDS encoding glycoside hydrolase family 31 protein: MQTQLLGNAKQVSQHNDHITIQTAEATAKVWVYAPAIIRVNITKTPDKADTSFAVIQQPESAINYSDSDQEIIVTTEALTLRINKAPLRFSFFTPDGKPLSEDDTRFGVNWQNERVVNYRKLYADEKFIGLGEKTGDLNRRGTHYVNWNTDASKHTIYTDPLYKTFPFFIGLHSGLTYGLFFDNTYKSYFDFGATTDDEMSWFGADGGDMNYYFFGAQGVAEIIKDYTWLTGRMEMPPLWSIGYQQCRYSYMSADEVLGIAQKFREHNIPADVIYCDIDYMDNYKIFTWNDEAFPDPKGMIDQLKALDFRTVCIVDPGIKVEEGYKQYDEGVAKDYFATYTNGDNYVASVWPGRCHFPNFFDDEVKEWWGAAFTALTEPGVEGFWNDMNEPAAWGQNIPYLVKFGDRYMAEVRNAYGMEMTKATYNGTRKILGNKRPFMLTRAAYCGTQRFSAVWTGDNTATDEHMLYGQRLVNSLGLVGMSFTGVDIGGYTGNPTPELMLRWNSLGVYIPMYRNHAEIGTAMREPWEWGEENMAIIRKDIELRYQLLPYIYSGFYESSQNGLPLSRTLAIDYTQDENVFDVRYQNQFLFGNFLLVAPVESTKLTAAVYLPGGEWYRFGNDKVYEGGMAHSVPAPMNDLPVFVKGGGIIPMQSVIQSTNEAGDGIFYLHIWKGTEDSKFVYYEDDGVTYDNERGIFHKRDISYHAEYNKVILAIADGTYTSKFNTLKVIPHGFGKTVKTQEVPYHPGLIEITL, from the coding sequence ATGCAAACCCAGCTATTAGGCAACGCAAAACAGGTAAGTCAACATAACGATCATATTACCATACAAACGGCCGAAGCAACGGCCAAGGTATGGGTATACGCCCCGGCCATCATCCGGGTAAATATTACCAAAACACCTGACAAGGCCGACACTTCATTTGCGGTAATACAACAGCCTGAATCGGCTATAAATTATTCAGACAGCGATCAGGAAATTATTGTTACTACCGAAGCTTTAACGCTGCGCATCAATAAAGCGCCGTTGCGTTTCAGCTTTTTTACACCCGATGGTAAACCATTAAGCGAGGACGATACCCGCTTTGGCGTTAACTGGCAAAACGAGCGTGTAGTTAATTACCGTAAGCTTTACGCTGATGAAAAATTTATTGGCCTGGGCGAAAAAACGGGAGATCTTAACCGCCGTGGTACGCATTACGTTAACTGGAATACGGATGCCTCCAAGCATACCATTTATACCGATCCGCTGTATAAAACCTTCCCGTTCTTTATCGGGCTGCACAGCGGGTTAACCTACGGGTTGTTTTTTGATAATACCTACAAAAGCTATTTCGACTTTGGCGCGACTACTGATGATGAAATGAGCTGGTTTGGTGCCGATGGCGGCGACATGAACTATTATTTCTTTGGAGCGCAGGGTGTGGCCGAAATTATTAAAGATTATACCTGGCTTACCGGGCGCATGGAAATGCCGCCGCTATGGAGCATTGGCTACCAGCAATGCCGCTACAGTTATATGAGTGCCGATGAAGTGCTGGGCATAGCCCAAAAGTTCAGGGAGCATAACATACCCGCCGATGTGATCTATTGCGATATAGATTACATGGATAACTACAAGATATTTACCTGGAATGACGAGGCTTTCCCTGACCCAAAGGGGATGATAGATCAGTTAAAGGCGCTTGATTTTCGTACGGTTTGTATAGTTGATCCGGGTATTAAAGTTGAAGAAGGATACAAGCAATATGATGAGGGCGTTGCGAAAGATTACTTTGCTACCTATACCAATGGCGATAACTATGTAGCCAGCGTATGGCCGGGCCGCTGCCACTTCCCCAACTTTTTTGATGATGAAGTAAAGGAATGGTGGGGAGCCGCCTTTACCGCTCTTACCGAACCCGGCGTTGAGGGTTTTTGGAATGACATGAACGAGCCTGCTGCCTGGGGACAAAACATCCCTTACCTTGTAAAATTCGGCGACCGGTACATGGCCGAGGTACGCAACGCCTATGGTATGGAAATGACCAAAGCTACTTATAACGGCACACGCAAGATATTAGGCAACAAACGCCCCTTTATGCTTACTCGCGCGGCTTATTGTGGCACACAGCGCTTTTCGGCCGTGTGGACGGGTGATAATACCGCTACTGATGAACATATGCTGTACGGTCAGCGGCTGGTGAACAGCCTGGGGCTGGTGGGCATGTCATTCACCGGGGTGGATATTGGCGGCTATACCGGCAACCCAACGCCCGAACTGATGCTGCGGTGGAACTCGCTCGGTGTGTACATACCGATGTACCGCAACCATGCCGAAATAGGTACCGCCATGCGTGAGCCGTGGGAATGGGGCGAGGAGAATATGGCCATCATCCGCAAGGATATTGAGCTTCGTTATCAGTTGCTGCCTTACATTTACTCAGGTTTTTATGAGTCATCACAAAACGGATTACCATTGAGCCGCACGTTAGCCATTGATTATACACAGGATGAAAATGTGTTTGACGTTCGCTACCAAAACCAGTTCCTGTTCGGCAATTTCCTGTTAGTTGCTCCGGTTGAAAGTACCAAACTTACCGCCGCGGTTTATTTACCCGGGGGCGAATGGTACCGCTTTGGTAATGATAAAGTGTATGAAGGTGGGATGGCACATTCCGTGCCTGCTCCAATGAATGATCTCCCGGTATTTGTGAAAGGCGGAGGCATCATCCCGATGCAAAGCGTCATCCAAAGCACCAATGAGGCGGGTGATGGTATATTTTACCTACACATATGGAAAGGCACTGAAGATTCGAAATTTGTTTATTACGAGGACGATGGCGTAACGTATGATAACGAGCGTGGCATCTTCCACAAAAGAGATATTAGCTACCATGCTGAATACAACAAGGTAATACTTGCCATAGCAGATGGCACTTACACCTCGAAATTTAATACGTTGAAAGTAATACCTCATGGATTTGGAAAGACTGTTAAGACGCAAGAAGTGCCTTATCATCCAGGTCTAATCGAGATCACCCTGTAA
- the nhaA gene encoding Na+/H+ antiporter NhaA, whose product MAKLRRLKKAVEFIEHPAAGGILLLACVVLSLVLANSPLKTGFADLLTTEVAGDVIASHFTLTAFINDALMAIFFLMAGLEIKREIVEGELAGIKKAALPVLSAIGGMVVPALIYYMFNRGNETAAGWGIPMATDIAFAVAILNALRKLVPVGVKVFLTALAIVDDLGAIIVIALFYTQGLETTYLLYALVFFAIALVFNFFELKNAWFYLVPGLFMWYFIHHSGIHATVAGVLTAFTIPVRTKSGYSPLCELEHKLSAPVNFFILPIFALANTNITYEQGMLAGLLTPLGLGIIFGLILGKPLGIFLMTFAAVKTRLSKLPEGINWVHIAGAGALAGIGFTMSIFISLLSFTELELQSRAKFAILTASIIAATVGFICLKAYAKKTEERR is encoded by the coding sequence ATGGCAAAACTGAGGCGATTAAAAAAGGCGGTCGAGTTTATTGAACATCCGGCTGCCGGCGGCATTTTGTTATTGGCTTGTGTAGTGTTATCGCTTGTTTTGGCTAACTCCCCGCTTAAAACCGGTTTTGCCGACTTGCTGACTACCGAAGTTGCGGGTGATGTCATTGCTTCACATTTTACCCTGACCGCGTTTATTAATGATGCGCTTATGGCCATATTCTTTTTGATGGCCGGGCTCGAGATAAAACGCGAAATAGTTGAAGGCGAACTGGCCGGGATTAAAAAGGCTGCTTTGCCGGTGCTAAGCGCTATCGGCGGTATGGTTGTGCCCGCGCTTATATATTACATGTTTAATCGTGGTAACGAAACCGCTGCCGGCTGGGGCATACCTATGGCTACTGATATTGCTTTCGCGGTAGCCATACTTAATGCCTTGCGTAAATTAGTACCCGTTGGCGTAAAGGTGTTTTTAACTGCTTTGGCCATAGTTGACGATTTGGGTGCCATAATCGTGATCGCTTTATTTTACACACAAGGCTTAGAAACTACTTATCTTTTATACGCGCTGGTTTTTTTCGCTATAGCCTTGGTATTTAATTTTTTTGAACTAAAGAACGCTTGGTTTTACCTCGTGCCCGGTTTGTTTATGTGGTACTTTATCCATCATTCCGGTATACACGCTACGGTGGCTGGTGTGCTTACTGCTTTCACCATACCGGTGCGCACCAAATCGGGCTACTCACCATTGTGCGAGTTGGAGCATAAGCTGTCGGCGCCGGTTAACTTTTTCATCCTTCCGATATTCGCATTGGCCAATACCAATATAACTTATGAGCAGGGGATGTTGGCAGGTCTGCTAACGCCGCTTGGTTTAGGCATAATTTTCGGGTTGATTCTGGGTAAGCCCCTTGGCATTTTCTTAATGACCTTTGCCGCTGTTAAAACCAGGCTAAGTAAATTGCCCGAAGGGATCAACTGGGTACATATAGCCGGCGCAGGTGCGCTGGCAGGCATTGGTTTCACCATGTCGATTTTTATTTCGCTATTGTCATTCACCGAACTTGAATTGCAAAGCCGGGCTAAGTTCGCCATCCTAACCGCTTCGATAATCGCTGCCACAGTTGGATTTATATGCTTAAAAGCTTACGCTAAAAAAACTGAGGAGCGTCGGTAA